The Syntrophales bacterium genome contains the following window.
AATGGCCGCAGCCACCACATTGTCCTGGAATATCTGTCCCCAGTCTTCAAAGTTATAATTGCTGGTCAGGACAATCGATCCCTTCTCGTAACGCATGGATACGAGTTGAAACAGCAAGTTGGCCTGCTCTCTGGTAACAGGCATATATCCCAGCTCGTCAATAACCAAAAGGTTAAGCCGCGAATAGGCCAAAAGTTTCGCCGTGATGCTTCCATCTCTGACAGAAAGCATTAGATCCTCGATGAGATTCTGGGCAGTCATAAAGAGTACACGATATTTTGCCTGGCAGGCCTTGACCCCAAAGGCAACGGCCAGGTGAGTCTTTCCCACTCCTGGAGGACCAAGAAAGATAAGATTATCCTTGTTATCTATAAAATCCAGAGAGCTGAGTCTCAGCAATTCTTTTTCTCCAAGACCGGGCTGGAAAGAAAAATCAAATTGTTCAATGGTCTTAACAAATGGAAACCGGGCCTTATATATCTTTGTCTTTACTGACCGTTCCGTCTTGACTCTCAGTTCTTCTTCCAAAAGCAATGACAGATATTCCTCATACTGGAGGCTGCCCTTAGTTGCTCGTTCCGCAAATTCATTGTAGCAGATGATCATCTCCTTTAGCTTCAATGCCCTCATCTGACCTTCGAGCCGTGTCCTGAGTTCACTCATGGCACACCTCCCCGATGCCGGCATATACTGAAAGAGGCCTCATGGTTTCGCCCCTCGGCAATCCAGTACAGGAAAAAGCGCCATCCAGGCACGGACCTTTTAATCCGACAGGATCAAGGAGCCTTAATACACTGTTTTTGTGATAAGCGCCGATATGGATACAATCTTTAATAGCCTTCCTCACAGCTTCAGGGTCATACACTTTGCAGCATGCCAGAATCTCTGAAAGATGCCAGTAGAGATTTGCTCCCACTTTGTCCTTAAGCCCTGTTATATACTCCTCTCCAGTAAACCCAAAATGAGATACAAACCTTTCTGCAACAGCGCTCCTTAAACACTTCTTTTTATCTCCATATGCCTTATTGATAGATTTATGCTCGGGGTGCTCGGGCCTGATCCCTTTATTAAAAAGGGTTATCTGATGTTCCTTAACTATTTCACCCTTGCTGTCGTAAATCTTGACAATCCTGCCAAAGATTGACTCTACCATTACTTCTCTCATGCAAAGCTGCATCGGAACCGGATAAAAATTACCATCCCATGAGATATACCCGTCGCTGGTCACTTTCCTTATCTGTCTGTCGTATAATACCGTTGGTTCAACCGCGGGAAGTGCCCTTAAGCACATAAATTCCCTCGAAAATCTCTCATCAGGGCTTTCTTTTAAGGCGCTGTGGGGCCGGGCATTGTATTTGCCCGTAAAATCTTTAAGCAGACTGTCAAATTGAAAAAGCTCTTCTACCTCAAGACCCCTGAGGAGATGTTCCTGCAGATAATAAAATGGTCTTTCTACCTTGCCTTTTGTCCTTGCCCGGTAGTTCGCACAGGGGTTCGGCTCTAAACCATAAAGGCCGCAAAACTTTAAAAACTCATCGTTGTAGCGTATTACTCCGTCCTTTCTGTGCGTTATTACCATCTGCTTGGGATTGTCTATTACCACCTCCTCCGGCACACCTCCAAAAAACTCCAGACCTTCCGCCATCGCCCGTATTACATCCTGGGCGGCTATACTCACAGAATAGGTGTAATACTTCTTACGACTGTAGCTTAATATCACTTGATGGATATAGAGCTTTACCGGCTTGGCCCCCACAGGCAGAACCCACTCCTTCCAGTCATACTGCATCTGCCTGCCCGGTGCTGTCTCTACCCTTGTGGTCGCCTTAGCTTTTATCTCTTCTTCAGTCCTTATCCCGGCTATGTAACGATGCACTGAAGAAAGAGATCCCTTATAGCCCATCTCCACAAGTTCATTGTATATCCTGGTTCCTATATAACCCATGCCGAGCATCTTACCTGTCCTGTCATCATAATCGTCCAGCATCTTTTCGTAGTCGCGCTTCTTAAATTCAGGCGGCTCTGAACTTCTCAGATACTTTCTCACCGTGTTCTTCGATAGGTTCAGCCGCCTCGCTATCCCCTTGATCGATTCCCCCTTCGCCCTCAATGCCTTTACCTGTTGCCACTTATACATGCTTATCACTCCCCCTTTTCCCTCCTCCCTCACTTTTTGGGAGAAGATTATATACCTTTCTTTGGGGGGTCAATTTTAAATGACGATTGGGGGTCAATTCTATCTTACGATTAACATATTGTTTATCAGCGGAGTATAGACCAAGAGATTGCAGGCGAGCTACTTAACGGGCCAACAAAGCTAAACAGATGGAGAGCCGTATTACCGCAAACCCCTGACTGCCTTCCGCTCATTCGACAGAACGAAGACTCAAGCTACCCTCTATGTCTCATTCAATATCACAAGGGTTTCTTGCTCCATTCTGGACTCTGGGCCAAAGACGAGGATAGCGCAGAGTTTCAGGTTCTCATACAGGCGCTCAAGGCCTTGGTTAACGAGAAGTTCAGACAGTTAAAACCGCAGAAATAATGACGCGAGCCTTGGGGTTGAAGTTGAATAAGGCGGATGGTGATGCAAAGATGCAGGTCCAACACATATGAGCCGCACCTTTGTCAATAGGCAAAAAAATCCTTTTAGGGAAAAAGTATTTTCCCCTCCAGCTCTTTAACAGATCGAAGAATCTGTCTTTGTTTCTAAAAGCGTGCTGGGCTTTGAAAGCCTGCTACAAACACATGCTGGTTTGCCCTGATTGATATTGACAAAACCGTATCGATCATGATATTGTAATACAAAAACAGATCGATGGAGGTGTTGATGTGCAATCAGTAACCGTATCACCAAAATATCAAGTTGTTATACCTAAAACAGTCAGGAAGGCATTGAATCTTCGTCCGGGCCAAAAAATGCAGATTATCGAATATGCCGGCCGTATTGAACTTATACCGGAACGCGATATCAAAGAGCTCCGTGGATTTCTAAAAGGTATCAACACTGAATTCAAGCGAGAGGAAGATAGAGTATGAATATTGTAGATTCTTCCGGCTGGCTTGCATACTTTGCAGATGAGCCTAATGCCAAGCATTTCCTGTCCCCGCTAACTGATTCGGATTCGCTTGTTGTCCCAACGGTAACGATATACGAGGTCTTCAAGGTCATTCTCCGGGAATCCAGTGAAAATGAAGCTCTGCAGGCGGTTGCTGCCATGCAGAAAGGAACGGTTGTGGACCTGAACGCATCATTAGCAATCGCCGCTTCGAGGCTAAGCCTGGAGTATAATCTTCCAATGGCGGACAGCATCATTCTCGCAACAGCGCAAGAATTCAAAGCCATTATATGGACTCAGGATTCAGATTTTAAAAAAATAAGCAATGTGAAGTATTTTCCCAAGAAATAGGAAATGACCAATTAATCAATCCACCGGGTCCTATGTCCTCGGTCCTCGGGCCGGTGATCGTTTTGTTGGATGTGAATTGAAT
Protein-coding sequences here:
- the istB gene encoding IS21-like element helper ATPase IstB, which gives rise to MSELRTRLEGQMRALKLKEMIICYNEFAERATKGSLQYEEYLSLLLEEELRVKTERSVKTKIYKARFPFVKTIEQFDFSFQPGLGEKELLRLSSLDFIDNKDNLIFLGPPGVGKTHLAVAFGVKACQAKYRVLFMTAQNLIEDLMLSVRDGSITAKLLAYSRLNLLVIDELGYMPVTREQANLLFQLVSMRYEKGSIVLTSNYNFEDWGQIFQDNVVAAAIIDRLVHHARIFYINGSSYRLKNKLKKGN
- the istA gene encoding IS21 family transposase, encoding MYKWQQVKALRAKGESIKGIARRLNLSKNTVRKYLRSSEPPEFKKRDYEKMLDDYDDRTGKMLGMGYIGTRIYNELVEMGYKGSLSSVHRYIAGIRTEEEIKAKATTRVETAPGRQMQYDWKEWVLPVGAKPVKLYIHQVILSYSRKKYYTYSVSIAAQDVIRAMAEGLEFFGGVPEEVVIDNPKQMVITHRKDGVIRYNDEFLKFCGLYGLEPNPCANYRARTKGKVERPFYYLQEHLLRGLEVEELFQFDSLLKDFTGKYNARPHSALKESPDERFSREFMCLRALPAVEPTVLYDRQIRKVTSDGYISWDGNFYPVPMQLCMREVMVESIFGRIVKIYDSKGEIVKEHQITLFNKGIRPEHPEHKSINKAYGDKKKCLRSAVAERFVSHFGFTGEEYITGLKDKVGANLYWHLSEILACCKVYDPEAVRKAIKDCIHIGAYHKNSVLRLLDPVGLKGPCLDGAFSCTGLPRGETMRPLSVYAGIGEVCHE
- a CDS encoding AbrB/MazE/SpoVT family DNA-binding domain-containing protein; translation: MQSVTVSPKYQVVIPKTVRKALNLRPGQKMQIIEYAGRIELIPERDIKELRGFLKGINTEFKREEDRV
- a CDS encoding type II toxin-antitoxin system VapC family toxin yields the protein MNIVDSSGWLAYFADEPNAKHFLSPLTDSDSLVVPTVTIYEVFKVILRESSENEALQAVAAMQKGTVVDLNASLAIAASRLSLEYNLPMADSIILATAQEFKAIIWTQDSDFKKISNVKYFPKK